The following proteins are co-located in the Candidatus Coatesbacteria bacterium genome:
- a CDS encoding aminotransferase class V-fold PLP-dependent enzyme, translating to MQKGGPVSRYELDEIRSLVIGLERSVPLPAGAETKYINFDNAASTPALEPVRDKVDELLEWYSSIHRGTGYKSTIATEIYEEARRVVAAFVGADPATHQVVFTVNTTVALNRLACCLPRPENAAVLISPMEHHSNELPWRRCCETFYLPLDETGRIDLEAAERRIAELADRLLLVAVTGASNITGRLTPLHELARICHAHGTRIVVDAAQLGAHSPLDVEPAEPGAHLDFIVLAGHKMYAPFGGAAIIGRADALESCLPACVGGGTVKLVTRERVVWADPPELLEPGTPNVVGAVALAAAAEFLRGVGFDWIVEHERELTARLLRGMADIDGVILYGGADVDDLDDRLGVVSFNLDDYHHSLTAAALSYEGGIGVRNGCFCAHPYVIDLLGVDDDTFNTQAEAMLAGDRRRILGMVRASLGLYNSPAEVDTLLELLSRLAAEGPALEYEQDKRTGAWHPRGFRYELDGRFSFMAAKVRPASR from the coding sequence ATGCAAAAGGGAGGCCCCGTGTCCCGTTACGAGTTGGACGAGATCCGCAGCCTGGTCATCGGGCTGGAGCGCAGCGTCCCGCTGCCCGCCGGCGCGGAAACGAAGTACATCAACTTTGACAACGCCGCCAGCACGCCGGCCCTCGAACCCGTCAGGGACAAGGTTGACGAGCTGCTGGAGTGGTATTCCTCCATCCACCGGGGCACGGGGTACAAGAGCACCATCGCCACCGAGATCTACGAGGAGGCCCGCCGCGTCGTCGCCGCTTTCGTCGGCGCCGATCCGGCCACCCACCAGGTCGTCTTCACCGTCAACACCACCGTAGCCCTCAACCGCCTGGCCTGTTGCCTGCCGCGGCCGGAGAACGCCGCCGTCCTGATCAGCCCGATGGAGCACCATTCCAACGAGCTGCCCTGGCGCCGCTGCTGCGAAACCTTCTATCTGCCCCTCGACGAGACGGGGCGGATCGATCTCGAAGCGGCCGAGCGCCGGATCGCCGAGCTGGCCGATCGGTTGCTGCTGGTGGCCGTCACCGGGGCCTCCAACATCACCGGCCGCTTGACCCCGCTCCATGAGCTGGCCCGCATCTGCCATGCCCACGGGACGCGGATCGTCGTCGACGCCGCCCAGCTGGGCGCCCACAGTCCTCTAGATGTCGAGCCGGCCGAGCCCGGAGCCCACCTGGACTTCATCGTCCTGGCCGGGCACAAGATGTACGCCCCCTTCGGCGGGGCGGCCATCATCGGCCGTGCCGACGCCCTGGAGAGCTGCCTGCCGGCCTGCGTCGGCGGTGGTACGGTCAAGCTGGTCACCCGGGAGCGGGTGGTCTGGGCCGATCCGCCCGAGCTGCTGGAACCGGGCACACCCAACGTCGTCGGTGCCGTGGCCCTGGCGGCGGCGGCCGAGTTCCTGCGCGGCGTCGGTTTCGACTGGATCGTCGAGCACGAGCGCGAGCTTACCGCCCGGTTGTTGCGCGGAATGGCCGATATCGACGGCGTGATCCTGTACGGCGGCGCTGACGTCGACGACCTCGACGACCGTCTGGGGGTCGTTTCCTTCAACCTGGACGACTACCACCATTCGCTGACCGCCGCCGCCCTCAGTTACGAGGGTGGTATCGGAGTGCGCAACGGCTGCTTCTGCGCCCACCCCTACGTCATCGATCTGCTGGGCGTCGACGACGACACGTTCAACACCCAGGCCGAAGCCATGCTCGCCGGCGACCGCCGCCGCATCCTCGGGATGGTCCGGGCCAGCCTGGGGCTGTACAACAGCCCCGCCGAGGTCGATACTCTGCTCGAGCTGCTCAGCCGTTTGGCCGCCGAGGGTCCCGCCCTGGAGTACGAACAGGATAAACGAACCGGGGCTTGGCATCCCCGGGGTTTCCGCTACGAGCTGGACGGCCGTTTCAGTTTCATGGCGGCGAAGGTGCGCCCAGCGTCTCGCTGA